The Nitrospira sp. sequence GGAACCAAAGTGTTGTTTCGGCGCGATTACGAACGGTTGGCCGCCAATCGGCATTATTTCGGTGAGTTTGACCCCTTTGGGGATTTCGATTTGTTGTTCGGCGCGTCGAAATTGAACCTGCATATTTTAGAGATTCCCATCCGCTATGAAGCGCGGACCTATGGGAGCACCAACATTCAACGGTTTAGGCACGGCTGGCTGTTGTTGAAGATGACGGTGTACGGTTTCTTTCGCCTGAAGGCGGTGTAATGTCCGGTGAGGTGTTGCATCGGCACCGAGACCTATGGCAGCGCAAGCCTGTGCTTCGGCGGCTGTATGCTGATTGGTATCGGGAGATCGTCGCCTGGCTCGTGCCTGGACGTACGGTCGAACTCGGCGGAGGAACCGGCAATCTGAAAGAGCATGTGCCCGGAGTCTGTTGTACCGACGTGGTCCTGGTGCCCTGGTTGAACGTGGTGGCAGATGCGCAGCGCCTGCCCTTTCAATCCGATTCGTTGGGGAATCTGGTTCTCTTCGACTCCTTGCACCACATCGAAAACGTGTCGCTCTTTTTTGATGAGGCACAGCGGACCCTCCGAATCGGCGGCCGGATCATCGTCGTGGATCCATATATCTCGTGGCTGTCGTGGCCGATCTATCGGTGGTTTCATCCAGAGCCGGTGGATTACACGCAAGACCCACTCATTCTCAAGCCTTCTCAGCCGGAACGCCGGCCGTTTGACGCCAATCAAGCCGTCGCAACGCTCCTGTTTGAGCGGAATCGGTCTGACTTCCATGCGCGGTATCCAAGGTTTTCTCTTCGACACGTCCGGCGAATGGCCTGTGTCGCGTACCCCTTGAGTGGTGGCTTCGACCATCCCTCGCTTTTGCCGGAGTGGCTGGTGACGCCCATCCTTGGACTGGAGAGCATGCTGGAACGATTGGGCCGGCTTCTGGCTTTTCGCATGCTCGTGGTCATCGAACGGCGATCGTAGAGCTAAGCGGAATCAGACGAAATGTCCTGCTGTCCAGCTATCGGATGCTTGCAAGGGAACTGGAGGCCCCCCTATAATGAGCCGCGTCATTCAATCAATGCTTTAGCTATCTGGAGGAACCGTAGAGATCATGAGTGAAAGAACGTTGGCAATCATCAAGCCGGATGCTGTCAAGAAGAACGCTATCGGAGATATTCTTCATCGCTATGAGCAGGCGGGCTTGAAGCCGGTCGCCATGAAAATGATGTGGATGTCCCAGTCAGTGGCGGAAGGCTTTTATGCGGTGCATAAAGCCCGACCATTCTTCGGGAGTCTCTGTGCTTTCATGTCATCCGGGCCTGCGGTGGTATTGGTGTTGCAGGGTGAGAATGCCATCAAGAAGAACCGCGAATTGATGGGAGCGACGGATCCGGCCAAAGCCGATGCCGGGACCATCCGTAAAGCGCACGGAACGAACATCGAGTTCAACGCCGTCCATGGTTCCGATTCGCCCGAAACCGCACAGTTCGAGATCGGATATTTCTTCTCCGGCATGGAGATCTTCAGCTGAACCTTCCTCGTTAGATCTCCTCATCTCCGTTCAGTACTCGTCCAATGTGGGTAGGAGGAGCAGCATCGGCGCTGTTCCTCCACTACCTGTCTACCTCTCTGCCGGGTCGTTCCTTGACAATCCCGGTCAGCCCAAATTACCATCCTCAAAACTTGGACACTGAGGCTGAAATAGAATAGGTAGCGAGAGCTTTGCCAGCCTGAGCGTATCCTAGAATTTCTTCATAGGGAGCCGACATGATTCCATCCGATTTGCGATTTCACAAAGAACATGAATGGGTTCGACTCGACGGGAAACGGGCCATCGTGGGTATCAGCGACTTTGCGCAGGATGCCTTAGGGGATATTGTTTTTTTGGATCTGCCCAAAGTCGGCGCGACGGTCAAGGTCGGTCAGCAGATCGGGGAAGTCGAGTCGACAAAAACGACCTCGACCATCTATACGCCGGTGAGTGGAACGGTGATACAGATCAATACCGAGCTGAAAGATCATCCCGAAGTGGTGAATTCCGACCCATATGGCAAAGGCTGGATCGCAATCATCGACCTTGCCGATCAGGGAGAAATCGATCAGCTGATGACGGCCACACAGTACGAAGCGTTTCTTGCCGGCCAAAAGAAGAGTTGATGCCAAGGTTGAGCCGCGGCGTTTCGTGTTTGCGCGTCTGACCGCAACCTTCACGTCAACCTTGTTATGGCTCTTCAAACCCACATCGCTATTCTTGGCGCCGGGCCCGGCGGATATGTCGCGGCGATCCGCGCGGCTCAACTCGGTAGCCGTGTCACGGTCGTCGAGCGGGAGAAATTGGGCGGCGTCTGCCTGAACTGGGGCTGCATCCCGAGCAAAGCGCTTCTGTCCGTCGTTGAACTCGGCGACAAGGTCAAGAAAGCCGGTGACTTTGGGCTGGTTCTCCAAGGGCCAGCTACCTATGACCTCGCGCGGATGGTCTCTCGAAAAGATAAGGTTGTGGCCACGCTGGTGAAAGGGATTGCCACGCTCTTCAAGGAATGGGGCATCGAACATGTCACCGGACAAGGGGTCGTCAGGAATGAGCGCACCATTGGGGTGACAAAGCCGGACGGCGGTATTCTGGAGATCCAAGCCGATGCACTCGTGATCGCGACGGGGTCCTCTTGGCCCAACCTCCCACAATTCCCAATCGATGGCCGCCAGATCCTGACCAGTCAGCAGATGCTCGACCTCACACAGATTCCGGCCAGTCTCCTCATAATCGGTGCCGGGGTCGAAGGATGCGAATTCGCGTCCTTGTACAGCGGTCTTGGTACACGCGTGACGGCGGTCGAACTGCAATCACGTGTTTTGCCGCTTGAGGACGAAGAAATTTCCTCGACGATGGAACGTGAACTGAAGAAGCGCGGTGTCAGGGTGCTGACGGGGACGACGGTCGAGAGTCTTGAACGGTTGCCGGAGACCGTCGTGGTCCATTTCAAAGACGGTAGCACAGAAACGGTGGAGAAGTTGTTGGTCTCGGTCGGGCGGGGACTGAATTCACGAGGGATTGGGCTGGAACAGGTCGGCGTTGAGGTCGGGCGGCGTGGAGAAATTCTTGTCGATGACAAGATGGAAACCAATAGGTCCGGCATCTATGCAATCGGCGATGTCACGGGCAAGGCCATGCTGGCCCATGTCGCATCGATGCAGGGGCAAGTGGCCGTGGAGAATATTCTGGGGCATCACCGGACCATCAATTACGACGTCATCCCTGCCGGGATCTTTACCTTGCCGGAGATCGGACGGGTGGGACTGACTGAGCAAGAGGCCAGAGAACGGGCTCAGAAGAGCGGCCAAGATCCCAGCCGGAGCGTGAAAGTCGGTCGTTTCCGCTACTCAGGATTAGGCAAGGCCCAAGCGACGGGCGACACCACGGGATTTTGTAAGGTGATTGTGGACGCGGCGACCGACAGGATTCTTGGAGTCCATATTCTCGGGGTTCATGCCGCCGACCTGGTTCATGAGGCAGCGCTGGCTATGCAAGTCGGAGCGACCGTGAATCAAGTTGCCGGGATGATCCACGCGCATCCGACGCTCGCTGAAGGTATGATGGAAGCGGCCGA is a genomic window containing:
- a CDS encoding methyltransferase domain-containing protein yields the protein MSGEVLHRHRDLWQRKPVLRRLYADWYREIVAWLVPGRTVELGGGTGNLKEHVPGVCCTDVVLVPWLNVVADAQRLPFQSDSLGNLVLFDSLHHIENVSLFFDEAQRTLRIGGRIIVVDPYISWLSWPIYRWFHPEPVDYTQDPLILKPSQPERRPFDANQAVATLLFERNRSDFHARYPRFSLRHVRRMACVAYPLSGGFDHPSLLPEWLVTPILGLESMLERLGRLLAFRMLVVIERRS
- the ndk gene encoding nucleoside-diphosphate kinase; the encoded protein is MMSERTLAIIKPDAVKKNAIGDILHRYEQAGLKPVAMKMMWMSQSVAEGFYAVHKARPFFGSLCAFMSSGPAVVLVLQGENAIKKNRELMGATDPAKADAGTIRKAHGTNIEFNAVHGSDSPETAQFEIGYFFSGMEIFS
- the lpdA gene encoding dihydrolipoyl dehydrogenase, whose amino-acid sequence is MALQTHIAILGAGPGGYVAAIRAAQLGSRVTVVEREKLGGVCLNWGCIPSKALLSVVELGDKVKKAGDFGLVLQGPATYDLARMVSRKDKVVATLVKGIATLFKEWGIEHVTGQGVVRNERTIGVTKPDGGILEIQADALVIATGSSWPNLPQFPIDGRQILTSQQMLDLTQIPASLLIIGAGVEGCEFASLYSGLGTRVTAVELQSRVLPLEDEEISSTMERELKKRGVRVLTGTTVESLERLPETVVVHFKDGSTETVEKLLVSVGRGLNSRGIGLEQVGVEVGRRGEILVDDKMETNRSGIYAIGDVTGKAMLAHVASMQGQVAVENILGHHRTINYDVIPAGIFTLPEIGRVGLTEQEARERAQKSGQDPSRSVKVGRFRYSGLGKAQATGDTTGFCKVIVDAATDRILGVHILGVHAADLVHEAALAMQVGATVNQVAGMIHAHPTLAEGMMEAAEDVEGAAIHLVRRKTGR
- the gcvH gene encoding glycine cleavage system protein GcvH, coding for MIPSDLRFHKEHEWVRLDGKRAIVGISDFAQDALGDIVFLDLPKVGATVKVGQQIGEVESTKTTSTIYTPVSGTVIQINTELKDHPEVVNSDPYGKGWIAIIDLADQGEIDQLMTATQYEAFLAGQKKS